One genomic region from Chelonia mydas isolate rCheMyd1 chromosome 25, rCheMyd1.pri.v2, whole genome shotgun sequence encodes:
- the PGPEP1 gene encoding pyroglutamyl-peptidase 1 isoform X4 → MIELEKLGLGDGVDLYVYEIPVEYQTVQRLIPALWKKHSPQLVVHVGVSGMATTVTLEKCGHNVGYKGLDNCRFCPGSQCCVEGGPECIDSIIDMDAVCKRVSTLGLDVTVTISKDAGRYLCDFTYYTSLYQSHGRSAFVHVPPLGKPYTAEQLGRALQAIIEEMLDVLEHSEGKINCRHEH, encoded by the exons ATGATT GAGCTGGAGAAGCTTGGCTTGGGAGATGGTGTGGATCTGTATGTATATGAAATCCCAGTTGAATACCAAACAGTACAAAGACTAATTCCTGCATTGTGGAAAAAACACAGTCCACAA ttggTGGTTCATGTGGGTGTATCAGGTATGGCTACAACCGTAACACTGGAAAAATGTGGGCATAACGTAGGATACAAAGGCTTGGACAACTGCCGTTTCTGCCCAGGCTCTCAGTGTTGTGTAGAAGGTGGCCCAGAATGCATCGATTCAATTATTGACATGGATGCAGTTTGCAAGAGAGTCTCAACGTTGGGACTTGATGTCACGGTTACTATATCCAAGGATGCTGGCAG ataTCTCTGTGATTTCACTTACTATACATCCTTATACCAGAGCCATGGCAGGTCTGCATTTGTTCACGTGCCTCCACTGGGAAAACCATATACTGCAGAACAGCTGGGTCGGGCACTACAGGCTATCATAGAAGAAATGCTTGATGTTTTGGAGCATTCTGAAGGCAAAATCAATTGTCGCCATGAACACTGA
- the PGPEP1 gene encoding pyroglutamyl-peptidase 1 isoform X2: MPLGGRERRVWSRGGRGAGARLPVTLRAAGGSGGAEMETLRRPVVVTGFGPFGEHAVNASWIAVQELEKLGLGDGVDLYVYEIPVEYQTVQRLIPALWKKHSPQLVVHVGVSGMATTVTLEKCGHNVGYKGLDNCRFCPGSQCCVEGGPECIDSIIDMDAVCKRVSTLGLDVTVTISKDAGRYLCDFTYYTSLYQSHGRSAFVHVPPLGKPYTAEQLGRALQAIIEEMLDVLEHSEGKINCRHEH; encoded by the exons ATGCCCCTGGGCGGCCGCGAGCGGCGGGTGTGGTCAcgtggggggcggggcgcgggggcgCGGCTCCCAGTCACTCTCCGGGCGGCCGGGGGCAGCGGCGGAGCCGAGATGGAGACTCTGCGGCGGCCGGTGGTGGTGACGG GGTTTGGCCCATTTGGAGAACATGCTGTTAACGCCAGCTGGATTGCAGTTCAG GAGCTGGAGAAGCTTGGCTTGGGAGATGGTGTGGATCTGTATGTATATGAAATCCCAGTTGAATACCAAACAGTACAAAGACTAATTCCTGCATTGTGGAAAAAACACAGTCCACAA ttggTGGTTCATGTGGGTGTATCAGGTATGGCTACAACCGTAACACTGGAAAAATGTGGGCATAACGTAGGATACAAAGGCTTGGACAACTGCCGTTTCTGCCCAGGCTCTCAGTGTTGTGTAGAAGGTGGCCCAGAATGCATCGATTCAATTATTGACATGGATGCAGTTTGCAAGAGAGTCTCAACGTTGGGACTTGATGTCACGGTTACTATATCCAAGGATGCTGGCAG ataTCTCTGTGATTTCACTTACTATACATCCTTATACCAGAGCCATGGCAGGTCTGCATTTGTTCACGTGCCTCCACTGGGAAAACCATATACTGCAGAACAGCTGGGTCGGGCACTACAGGCTATCATAGAAGAAATGCTTGATGTTTTGGAGCATTCTGAAGGCAAAATCAATTGTCGCCATGAACACTGA
- the PGPEP1 gene encoding pyroglutamyl-peptidase 1 isoform X3 — protein sequence MSKHLTEILMELEKLGLGDGVDLYVYEIPVEYQTVQRLIPALWKKHSPQLVVHVGVSGMATTVTLEKCGHNVGYKGLDNCRFCPGSQCCVEGGPECIDSIIDMDAVCKRVSTLGLDVTVTISKDAGRYLCDFTYYTSLYQSHGRSAFVHVPPLGKPYTAEQLGRALQAIIEEMLDVLEHSEGKINCRHEH from the exons ATGAGCAAGCACCTGACTGAAATCTTGATG GAGCTGGAGAAGCTTGGCTTGGGAGATGGTGTGGATCTGTATGTATATGAAATCCCAGTTGAATACCAAACAGTACAAAGACTAATTCCTGCATTGTGGAAAAAACACAGTCCACAA ttggTGGTTCATGTGGGTGTATCAGGTATGGCTACAACCGTAACACTGGAAAAATGTGGGCATAACGTAGGATACAAAGGCTTGGACAACTGCCGTTTCTGCCCAGGCTCTCAGTGTTGTGTAGAAGGTGGCCCAGAATGCATCGATTCAATTATTGACATGGATGCAGTTTGCAAGAGAGTCTCAACGTTGGGACTTGATGTCACGGTTACTATATCCAAGGATGCTGGCAG ataTCTCTGTGATTTCACTTACTATACATCCTTATACCAGAGCCATGGCAGGTCTGCATTTGTTCACGTGCCTCCACTGGGAAAACCATATACTGCAGAACAGCTGGGTCGGGCACTACAGGCTATCATAGAAGAAATGCTTGATGTTTTGGAGCATTCTGAAGGCAAAATCAATTGTCGCCATGAACACTGA